The following proteins are co-located in the Pedobacter sp. FW305-3-2-15-E-R2A2 genome:
- a CDS encoding glucose 1-dehydrogenase codes for MSKLKNKVAVVTGASKGIGASIAKYFAAEGAKVVVNYAFSKEDADKVVKAITDNGGIAISVQGDVSKASDVSRLFEETKNAFGGLDILVNNAGIYQYAAIEQVSEESFHQQFNVNVLGSILTIQASLKLFGDKGGNIINISSEAGKTPLPTGSVYSATKAALDAITISLSKEFSGKNIRINSILPGIVETEGSHSAGFIGSDAETKFVSNTPLGRTGQPEDIAKVAVFLASDDSAWITGEKISVSGGIYGI; via the coding sequence ATGAGTAAATTAAAGAATAAGGTAGCTGTAGTTACAGGTGCATCAAAAGGAATAGGCGCATCTATCGCTAAGTATTTTGCAGCAGAAGGAGCAAAAGTTGTTGTGAATTATGCGTTTAGCAAAGAAGATGCAGACAAAGTTGTGAAAGCCATAACCGACAACGGTGGTATCGCTATTTCAGTACAGGGCGATGTGTCTAAAGCGTCTGATGTAAGCAGGCTGTTTGAAGAAACAAAGAATGCTTTCGGTGGGTTGGATATTTTGGTAAACAATGCGGGCATTTATCAATACGCAGCAATTGAGCAGGTGTCGGAAGAATCTTTTCATCAACAATTCAATGTCAATGTTTTAGGATCTATACTTACCATCCAGGCATCTTTAAAGTTGTTCGGTGATAAAGGGGGCAACATCATAAACATTAGCTCAGAGGCAGGGAAAACCCCTCTTCCAACGGGATCGGTATATTCAGCAACCAAAGCGGCTTTGGACGCTATTACTATTTCCTTGTCAAAGGAATTCAGTGGAAAAAACATTCGTATCAATTCCATATTACCCGGCATTGTGGAAACAGAAGGTTCGCATAGTGCAGGATTTATTGGCAGTGATGCAGAAACAAAATTTGTTTCAAATACTCCGCTAGGGCGGACTGGTCAGCCGGAAGATATTGCGAAAGTAGCCGTATTTCTTGCTTCTGATGATTCTGCCTGGATTACAGGAGAGAAAATATCCGTTTCGGGGGGTATTTACGGAATTTAA
- a CDS encoding glucose 1-dehydrogenase, which translates to MSKLKDKVAVITGGNSGIGFGIAAALKNEGAIGTITGRNQETLDHSVQELGAGFIGIKGDVTKMEDLERIFKDTFERFGKIDTLVVNAGGIVDGSPMAAITNVTEDNYDRYMNLNLKSSYFTVQKALAYMNDGASIILIGSSAAHRAAPGMTIYGAAKAAVISLAKGLSLDLLERKIRVNTLSPGSIDTPVFGKIVPQEQVEQVKQAWKDLIPVGRMGLPSDMGKAAVFLASDDSSFIVGTEILSDGGMTNISLMK; encoded by the coding sequence ATGAGTAAATTAAAAGATAAAGTAGCAGTAATAACGGGAGGTAATAGTGGTATTGGATTCGGCATTGCAGCAGCACTCAAAAACGAAGGTGCCATCGGCACAATCACTGGAAGGAATCAGGAAACGCTTGACCACTCTGTTCAGGAACTTGGAGCGGGTTTTATAGGTATAAAAGGCGACGTAACAAAGATGGAGGACCTGGAACGGATTTTCAAAGACACCTTTGAAAGGTTCGGCAAAATTGATACGTTGGTGGTCAATGCTGGTGGTATAGTAGATGGCAGCCCAATGGCAGCGATTACGAATGTTACGGAAGACAACTATGACCGGTATATGAACCTGAATTTGAAGAGTTCCTACTTTACTGTTCAAAAAGCACTTGCATATATGAACGACGGGGCATCCATCATTCTCATTGGTTCCAGCGCAGCACACCGTGCAGCACCTGGAATGACGATATATGGAGCAGCTAAGGCTGCGGTTATATCCTTAGCTAAAGGCTTATCACTTGATCTGTTAGAAAGAAAAATTAGAGTAAACACATTGTCGCCCGGTTCCATTGATACACCTGTATTTGGTAAAATAGTGCCGCAGGAACAGGTGGAACAGGTTAAACAAGCTTGGAAAGATTTGATTCCAGTAGGCAGAATGGGGCTGCCATCTGATATGGGGAAGGCTGCGGTTTTTCTGGCCTCTGACGATTCTTCGTTTATTGTCGGAACTGAAATTCTTTCTGATGGAGGTATGACAAATATCAGCCTGATGAAATAA
- a CDS encoding metallophosphoesterase — protein sequence MKRRDFVKSTALTALGASVLAPLQSLAASPETHLESEDVAPRSELKDDYPVHFMAVGDWGRNGADHQKHVAVQMGKWATENPNDFILSLGDNFYPKGVTSEHDPLWHYSFENIYTDFALQWDWYPILGNHDYISDPDAQVRYSKISRRWKMPSRYYSKEVPIKGGGKLLMVFIDTCPLIPEFHSSEQYGPWVKDQQPEMQLKWLDETLKNASSDVKWKMVMGHHPIYTVGPRIKNYDTLAVRKVLSDIFERNKVDVYLSGHDHSLQHLSTGGFTQQFISGAGSEVTPVTAGIPYSKFEAAEYGFMYFSVDQTRLNAKIIDHTGKNIYETTLKKA from the coding sequence ATGAAGAGAAGAGATTTTGTAAAAAGTACGGCACTTACTGCCTTAGGTGCAAGCGTGCTTGCACCCCTGCAATCGCTTGCAGCCAGTCCTGAGACCCACCTGGAAAGTGAAGATGTAGCACCACGCAGTGAATTAAAAGATGATTATCCCGTTCACTTTATGGCGGTAGGCGATTGGGGACGCAATGGAGCCGATCATCAGAAACATGTTGCGGTACAAATGGGTAAATGGGCAACCGAAAATCCGAACGACTTTATTCTTTCCCTTGGTGACAACTTCTATCCTAAAGGGGTGACCAGCGAACATGACCCTTTATGGCATTACTCTTTTGAGAATATTTATACAGATTTTGCTTTACAATGGGACTGGTATCCGATTCTTGGAAACCACGATTACATCTCAGACCCTGATGCACAGGTAAGGTACAGTAAGATCAGCAGAAGGTGGAAAATGCCGTCCAGGTACTACTCAAAAGAAGTACCGATAAAAGGTGGTGGAAAACTGCTAATGGTGTTTATCGATACTTGTCCGCTGATACCCGAGTTCCACAGCAGCGAGCAATACGGGCCCTGGGTAAAAGATCAGCAGCCCGAAATGCAGCTCAAATGGCTGGATGAAACTTTAAAAAATGCAAGCTCAGACGTAAAATGGAAAATGGTGATGGGGCATCACCCCATTTATACCGTTGGTCCCAGGATCAAGAACTATGATACCCTTGCGGTAAGGAAAGTGCTGTCTGACATCTTTGAACGCAACAAAGTAGACGTTTATCTTTCCGGACATGACCATTCTTTGCAACACCTGAGCACGGGAGGTTTTACCCAACAGTTTATTTCGGGTGCCGGCTCTGAGGTTACTCCGGTAACCGCCGGAATACCTTACAGCAAGTTCGAAGCCGCGGAGTATGGTTTTATGTATTTTTCGGTGGATCAAACCCGCTTAAATGCAAAAATCATAGATCATACCGGAAAAAATATTTATGAAACTACGTTGAAGAAAGCTTAG
- a CDS encoding RagB/SusD family nutrient uptake outer membrane protein, translating to MKRYITAAALVVLTLGSCTKLDVDVESQLTKGNFPVTPDAYLAATGPVYQKFNAGFGVDIWRMYELTSDEAIITARNGGYYDQGRYQTLHKHNWLPDHPIILSAWQWGYAGISDCNRVIDLFEKSADGPTKTQFLNEIRAMRALYYFYVMDMFGNVPITSFGTAESPKQSTRAEVFTYIEKELLAVAEGLSSPKTITTEFYGRPTKWMAYALLQKLYINAEHYIGKPMYAESIIYGDKIITGSSLALVSDYNTLFSPTNGPNNETIFAAIYDPNYSGGNAITRFTLHSTLRAKYNLPFSPSNAQCTLKEFYDTFNLPGDIRNATWLAGKQTLADGTTKIMNGSAQLDFTPEIVLTNTETMDVGPEVNGISRGVRSIKFYPDPNTNSGTRFQGNDMPIFRLADIYLLKAEALLRTGGSMTDAVGLVNKVRVRAKAGEITTITLDGILEERGRELAWEGWRRNDLIRFGKYQGTWGFKAGNEGASRDIFPIPATELVLNKNLKQNTGY from the coding sequence ATGAAAAGATATATAACAGCGGCAGCCCTGGTGGTTTTAACATTGGGAAGCTGTACAAAACTGGATGTTGATGTGGAATCGCAATTAACAAAAGGAAACTTTCCGGTAACACCTGATGCTTACCTGGCTGCAACAGGTCCCGTTTATCAAAAATTTAACGCTGGCTTTGGTGTCGACATCTGGAGGATGTACGAACTGACGAGTGACGAGGCCATCATTACCGCACGGAACGGAGGCTATTATGACCAGGGAAGATATCAGACGCTGCATAAACACAACTGGTTACCGGATCATCCGATCATTCTAAGTGCATGGCAATGGGGATATGCCGGAATAAGCGACTGTAACCGGGTAATCGACCTGTTTGAGAAATCAGCAGATGGCCCTACAAAAACGCAGTTTTTAAATGAAATACGCGCTATGCGTGCCTTATACTATTTTTATGTGATGGACATGTTTGGCAATGTTCCCATTACCAGTTTTGGAACGGCAGAAAGTCCAAAGCAATCTACCCGTGCAGAAGTATTTACGTACATAGAGAAAGAGTTACTTGCGGTAGCTGAAGGCTTGTCTTCGCCCAAAACCATTACTACAGAATTCTACGGACGCCCAACGAAATGGATGGCCTATGCGCTATTGCAAAAATTGTACATCAATGCCGAACATTATATCGGCAAGCCAATGTATGCGGAATCTATTATCTATGGTGATAAAATTATTACCGGATCATCACTGGCATTGGTAAGCGATTACAACACGCTCTTTTCGCCAACTAACGGACCAAACAACGAAACCATTTTTGCTGCGATATATGATCCCAATTATTCGGGCGGTAATGCAATTACCCGTTTTACGCTGCACAGCACGCTAAGGGCGAAGTACAATCTTCCCTTTAGTCCAAGTAATGCACAGTGTACCCTAAAGGAGTTTTATGATACCTTTAACTTGCCAGGAGACATCAGAAATGCGACCTGGTTGGCAGGGAAACAGACGCTTGCCGATGGAACTACTAAAATCATGAATGGTTCGGCCCAACTTGATTTTACTCCAGAGATCGTACTCACCAACACGGAAACTATGGATGTTGGCCCGGAGGTAAACGGAATATCCAGGGGTGTCAGATCCATCAAATTCTATCCTGATCCAAATACCAATAGTGGCACCCGTTTTCAGGGCAATGACATGCCAATTTTCAGGCTTGCTGATATATACCTGCTAAAAGCAGAGGCGCTACTGAGAACAGGAGGATCCATGACTGATGCAGTTGGACTGGTAAATAAGGTTCGTGTTCGCGCAAAGGCCGGGGAAATTACCACCATTACCCTGGATGGCATTCTGGAGGAAAGAGGACGCGAGCTTGCCTGGGAAGGATGGCGTCGCAATGATTTGATCCGCTTCGGAAAATATCAGGGCACATGGGGCTTCAAAGCGGGCAATGAAGGTGCTTCCAGAGATATCTTCCCGATTCCGGCTACCGAATTGGTACTGAATAAAAACCTGAAACAAAATACAGGATATTAA
- a CDS encoding SusC/RagA family TonB-linked outer membrane protein produces the protein MYSTKFKILKRMLCLGIIGWAGPIFAQDLPVKGIVLDVSGQGIPGVTVKAENEKTRKSIVTTSSGTGLFSFANIAPGGPYRFIFSSIGYKTDTLSGYTVTTGQQIALSIKLREQSNDLQEVTIGYGKSKRNEITGAVTSVKPEEFNRGVVSSPGQLLQGKVAGLNITRSGNPTDKPAVILRGPSSFREGAQEPFYVIDGVPGASIDLVAPDDILSMEVLKDASSTAIYGSRAANGVIMVNTKNSGKGLGKLSYSAYAASESISNSIDMASGDELRTYLKDNGKTLDKISDDGSNTDWLKEVTRTGFSQNHNLNFNGGGENSSYGASLNYFDNQGIIKTSGLERFIARANMEQRLLNNRLKLNLNLTNSNTVNERIASQVYNNMFTYLPTVGVRKADGSFSEDPSRTTGTGGYYNPVALLQNNKFQGKTNLYLINGAAKANIIDGLDFNAMVSIQNEQINENLYNNRFSMLKQGFNGYAERSSVKNTQKVLEGYFNYDKVFGDHGLKLLAGYSWQENRNGDGFQTSGQNFVSDDLLWNNLGLGNGNGSSVVNYGNTYISTLRLISFYGRAIYDYKGKYLLQATIRRDGSSAFGINNRWGMFPSVSAGWNIDREAFMENVSFVDQLKLRAGYGVSGNSIGFDAYTAKLVYGAQNGAYFYSNGKWLTAIGPTQNDNPNLKWERTATLNIGVDFSLFKNKLSGSIEVYNKKTTDLIAPYSVSTTQYPFNVLTANVGAMTNKGIEFTLNSTIVKTDDFSWNTAINLSHNKNEITSISNDLFQANEFYTANVGGRGQSGALGYQVIKEGLPLGSFYLLKYAGKDANGKSMFYDKNGNASTANTGFEHFSATGSAQPKVLYGWNNTFRYKQFDFNFFIRGVYGNKILNATLADMNAPIYAFQTNIAKVTLTESIGDDKAQFVSDRYLESGSYLRLDNATLGYTFKIKGSRTLRLYASGNNLFIITKYKGVDPEINMAGQTPGIDYRNFYPKTRSAIFGLNFNL, from the coding sequence ATGTATTCAACAAAATTCAAAATCCTGAAACGTATGTTATGCCTCGGCATCATAGGTTGGGCAGGTCCAATATTTGCACAGGATCTACCTGTCAAAGGAATCGTTTTGGATGTCTCCGGTCAGGGGATTCCAGGTGTTACAGTAAAGGCAGAAAATGAAAAAACCCGCAAGTCAATAGTCACCACTTCTTCGGGTACCGGATTGTTCAGCTTTGCAAACATTGCCCCAGGCGGCCCATACCGTTTTATCTTCAGTTCCATAGGATATAAAACGGATACCCTCTCTGGTTATACCGTGACCACAGGCCAGCAAATTGCACTGAGCATCAAACTTAGGGAACAATCAAACGACCTTCAGGAAGTAACGATTGGATACGGTAAAAGCAAAAGGAACGAAATTACCGGAGCAGTAACTTCCGTAAAGCCCGAAGAATTTAACCGGGGTGTGGTGAGTTCGCCAGGCCAGTTGCTTCAGGGAAAGGTTGCCGGTCTGAATATCACCAGAAGCGGAAACCCAACAGATAAACCTGCGGTGATCCTGCGTGGTCCCTCAAGTTTCAGAGAGGGTGCTCAGGAACCCTTTTATGTGATTGATGGGGTTCCGGGTGCATCGATAGATTTGGTCGCACCAGACGATATCCTCAGCATGGAAGTCCTGAAAGATGCTTCTTCAACAGCCATTTACGGATCCAGGGCAGCAAATGGTGTCATCATGGTCAATACTAAAAATTCAGGAAAAGGACTTGGTAAACTTTCTTACAGTGCCTATGCTGCTTCAGAAAGTATTTCCAACAGCATCGACATGGCCAGCGGAGACGAATTGAGAACCTATCTAAAAGACAATGGAAAAACATTGGATAAAATCAGCGACGATGGCAGCAATACAGATTGGCTAAAAGAGGTGACCAGAACTGGTTTCTCCCAAAACCACAACCTCAATTTTAATGGAGGAGGCGAAAACTCATCTTATGGAGCAAGTCTTAACTATTTTGACAACCAGGGGATTATTAAGACATCGGGATTGGAGCGCTTTATCGCAAGAGCAAATATGGAGCAGCGTCTGCTCAACAACCGACTGAAGTTAAACCTCAACCTGACAAACAGCAATACCGTTAACGAAAGGATCGCCAGCCAGGTTTACAATAACATGTTCACTTACCTGCCTACTGTTGGCGTAAGGAAGGCCGATGGCAGTTTTTCTGAAGACCCGTCCAGAACCACCGGAACCGGTGGATACTACAATCCGGTAGCACTGTTACAAAATAACAAATTTCAGGGAAAAACCAACCTCTACCTCATCAATGGTGCCGCGAAAGCAAACATTATTGATGGCCTTGACTTCAATGCGATGGTATCCATCCAAAATGAGCAGATCAACGAAAATCTGTATAACAATAGATTTTCGATGTTAAAACAGGGGTTTAATGGCTATGCAGAACGTTCATCTGTAAAAAACACACAAAAGGTTTTAGAAGGATATTTTAATTATGATAAGGTTTTTGGGGATCACGGGCTAAAACTACTAGCCGGTTACTCCTGGCAGGAAAACCGCAATGGGGATGGCTTCCAGACTTCCGGACAAAACTTTGTTTCGGATGATCTTTTGTGGAACAATCTGGGATTAGGTAACGGAAACGGATCCAGTGTTGTGAATTATGGCAATACTTACATCTCCACGCTTCGTTTGATCTCCTTTTATGGACGAGCCATCTACGATTATAAAGGAAAATATCTGTTACAGGCAACGATTCGCCGTGATGGCTCCTCGGCCTTTGGAATTAACAACAGATGGGGAATGTTTCCGTCTGTTTCTGCGGGATGGAACATAGACCGTGAAGCATTTATGGAAAATGTATCTTTCGTTGATCAGCTTAAGCTCCGTGCCGGTTATGGTGTTTCAGGAAATTCAATAGGGTTTGATGCCTACACTGCCAAACTGGTTTACGGTGCACAGAACGGAGCGTATTTTTATTCGAATGGAAAATGGCTGACCGCAATTGGTCCTACTCAAAATGACAACCCAAACCTGAAATGGGAACGTACAGCTACATTGAACATCGGTGTAGACTTCAGTCTCTTTAAAAACAAACTTTCCGGGTCAATTGAGGTATACAATAAGAAAACTACAGACCTTATTGCCCCCTATTCGGTTTCAACTACCCAATATCCGTTCAATGTGTTAACAGCCAATGTTGGCGCAATGACCAATAAGGGGATCGAATTTACGCTGAACAGCACTATTGTTAAAACTGACGATTTTAGCTGGAACACCGCAATTAACTTATCACACAACAAAAATGAGATCACTTCTATTTCTAATGATCTTTTCCAGGCAAATGAATTTTATACCGCTAATGTGGGTGGTAGAGGGCAGTCGGGCGCGCTGGGTTACCAGGTGATTAAAGAAGGACTTCCCCTGGGATCATTTTACTTACTGAAGTATGCGGGTAAAGATGCCAACGGGAAATCAATGTTCTATGATAAAAACGGAAACGCTTCTACAGCAAACACAGGATTTGAACATTTCAGTGCAACGGGTTCTGCGCAACCAAAAGTATTATATGGCTGGAACAATACGTTCAGGTACAAACAGTTCGATTTTAACTTCTTCATTCGCGGGGTTTACGGAAATAAAATCCTTAATGCGACCCTTGCCGATATGAACGCCCCGATCTATGCCTTTCAAACCAATATCGCAAAGGTCACTTTAACCGAATCGATCGGCGATGATAAAGCTCAGTTTGTGTCAGATCGTTATCTGGAAAGCGGCTCCTACCTCCGTCTGGACAATGCGACGCTGGGTTATACTTTCAAAATAAAAGGCAGCAGAACATTGAGGCTTTATGCTTCAGGTAATAACCTTTTTATCATTACCAAGTATAAAGGTGTAGATCCGGAAATCAATATGGCTGGTCAGACACCTGGCATCGATTACCGCAATTTCTACCCTAAAACACGCTCTGCAATTTTTGGGCTGAACTTCAATTTATAA
- a CDS encoding FecR family protein → MKPNKRIKRKLNRETFIQENFSDQQWESFDADEPLPQGKSEEMHRFILGQISSKQQVRLRLIRVAKYLSAAAIILMVGFALFIRPKHTDNQKPQLTANNKLQEKEKTSLWKEVANSGTKVIRYQLPDLSFVTIYPASTIKFKKQFDQKLRNVYLKGKARFKVKRDALRPFSVFSGALKTTALGTSFTINTRGHQISVKLHTGKIVVADTLTKQALAYISNVGTTLLYDPSLKLSKIIKPVETFRPAAELLKREGNLIIMKNIPLVKVFQLLTEAYGIKVNSNQTDVSKITFTGSVDTGKEKPEDVLKLICLINNMTLTNTSAQEFSIQKTDK, encoded by the coding sequence ATGAAGCCAAACAAAAGAATAAAACGCAAGCTAAACCGCGAGACTTTCATCCAGGAAAATTTTAGTGATCAGCAATGGGAATCTTTTGATGCTGATGAACCACTACCGCAGGGGAAATCGGAGGAGATGCACCGCTTTATACTCGGGCAAATATCTTCAAAACAACAGGTAAGGCTTAGGCTCATCAGGGTTGCGAAATATCTTTCTGCGGCTGCGATCATTTTAATGGTCGGATTTGCACTATTTATCCGGCCAAAGCACACCGACAACCAGAAGCCGCAGCTTACTGCAAACAACAAGCTTCAGGAAAAGGAGAAAACAAGTCTATGGAAAGAGGTTGCCAATTCCGGAACTAAGGTCATCAGGTACCAGTTACCAGATTTATCCTTCGTCACCATCTATCCAGCTTCCACAATCAAATTTAAAAAGCAGTTTGATCAAAAACTCAGAAATGTATATCTGAAGGGTAAGGCCAGATTCAAGGTGAAACGAGATGCGCTGAGGCCTTTCAGTGTGTTCTCTGGTGCATTGAAGACAACAGCCCTGGGCACGTCATTCACAATCAATACCCGCGGACACCAGATATCCGTTAAGCTCCACACCGGAAAAATTGTCGTTGCCGATACCCTGACCAAACAGGCCCTGGCCTATATTTCCAATGTTGGCACCACACTGCTATACGACCCATCCCTCAAACTTTCCAAGATCATCAAGCCAGTTGAAACCTTCCGTCCCGCAGCAGAGCTGCTGAAGAGAGAAGGCAATCTGATCATCATGAAAAATATACCACTGGTAAAGGTCTTCCAACTTTTAACTGAAGCTTACGGTATTAAAGTGAATTCGAACCAAACGGACGTCAGCAAAATCACTTTCACAGGCAGCGTTGATACGGGCAAAGAAAAACCTGAAGATGTACTCAAATTGATTTGTCTGATCAACAACATGACCTTAACCAACACCTCAGCGCAAGAATTCTCCATACAAAAAACTGATAAATAA
- a CDS encoding sigma-70 family RNA polymerase sigma factor: protein MDKDIVCEIKAGLLPAFNEAYSRYHKQIYQFVFKKTQSEYIATEVVQLCFIRLWEKKQSLNEHTALNIQLFGMARQVMIDQLRKESARLKYNTRSEQYPFTDNLMKMIESRDMLKHFEQEIDAMPAMRKMVFNLSRQNGLSYKEIAEMLGISPKTVESHIGKVLSHLKHYMYTILL, encoded by the coding sequence ATGGACAAAGATATTGTATGTGAAATAAAGGCAGGATTGCTTCCGGCTTTTAATGAGGCCTATTCCCGTTATCATAAACAAATTTATCAGTTTGTATTCAAAAAAACACAGTCTGAATACATTGCTACAGAGGTAGTCCAGCTTTGCTTTATCCGGCTTTGGGAAAAGAAACAATCGCTAAATGAACATACTGCACTAAATATTCAGCTATTTGGAATGGCCAGACAGGTGATGATCGATCAACTTAGAAAAGAGTCTGCGAGATTGAAATATAATACCAGGTCTGAGCAATATCCTTTTACCGACAATCTGATGAAGATGATCGAAAGCCGCGATATGCTTAAACATTTTGAGCAGGAAATTGACGCCATGCCGGCAATGAGAAAAATGGTATTTAACCTGAGCAGGCAAAATGGACTCTCCTATAAGGAAATAGCGGAAATGTTGGGAATATCTCCAAAAACTGTAGAGAGCCATATCGGCAAGGTCCTCTCCCACCTTAAACACTACATGTATACGATTTTGCTATAG